A window of the Canis lupus baileyi chromosome 1, mCanLup2.hap1, whole genome shotgun sequence genome harbors these coding sequences:
- the LYPD4 gene encoding ly6/PLAUR domain-containing protein 4, whose translation MGPQHLSPAQLLCLLGAISTLPRAAALLCYEATSSLFRAVSLHDWKWLLMRSMVCKLSEGCEETLVFIETGTRRGVVGFKGCSPASSYPPQVSYLVSPPGLSIASYSRVCRTYLCNNLTNLDPFVKLKAGTPKSTAFSSHSCPTCVGEHSKSCLPNFVTTDFCPYDASKCYSSTLKFQAGLLNTTFLLLGCARGHHKLLSDFHHIGNIRVTEVLNILEKAQVASAERSSHSPAWSILSSFLLAFRD comes from the exons ATGGGACCCCAGCACTTGAGCCCTGCGCAGCTGCTCTGCCTCCTAGGGGCCATCTCTACTCTTCCCC GGGCTGCGGCTCTTTTATGCTATGAAGCAACGTCCTCACTCTTCAGAGCTGTTTCTCTCCATGACTGGAAATGGCTTCTGATGAGGAGCATGGTGTGTAAGCTGAGTGAGGGCTGTGAGGAGACGCTGGTGTTCATCGAGACAG GGACCAGAAGGGGAGTTGTGGGTTTTAAGGGCTGCAGTCCAGCCTCATCTTACCCCCCGCAAGTCTCCTACCTTGTTTCGCCACCTGGATTGTCCATTGCCTCCTATAGCCGTGTCTGCCGCACATATCTCTGCAATAACCTCACCAACTTGGATCCATTTGTGAAACTCAAGGCCGGCACTCCTAAGTCGACAGCATTTTCTTCCCACAGTTGCCCCACCTGCGTGGGTGAACACTCTAAGTCTTGCCTCCCAAATTTTGTCACCACTGATTTTTGCCCCTACGACGCCTCTAAGTGTTACAGTTCCACCTTAAAATTCCAGGCAG GGCTTCTCAATACCACCTTCCTCCTCTTGGGCTGTGCTCGTGGACATCACAAACTTTTATCAGATTTTCACCATATTGGAAACATCAGAGTAACTGAGGTCCTCAACATCTTAGAGAAGGCCCAGGTTGCTAGTGCAGAGCGCTCCAGCCATAGTCCTGCTTGGAGCATCCTCTCCAGTTTTCTGCTTGCCTTCAGGGACTAA